The following proteins come from a genomic window of Brevibacillus antibioticus:
- a CDS encoding polysaccharide deacetylase family protein produces MITSTKLCKGIALLMTVVLVSGCSMFASKEESTERQQIEKNQKITRYTGEKSKALSRVYTGRKELALTFNGMGDDKMMKSLLEQLDAHKIKATFFLPGMRVAEEPNIAKDILARGHEIENNTLNQLDMSKLSYEQIYREIQLSNEIIKRETGISPRYVRTKSGDVTDDVRLATAHLGMEAVVSYNINPKDRDLQKDAKTIGDYITRYMSRGGIISLNADINPEVIPAIPLIAKAAADIGYQLVPLSEMVKNGGERKPLEQIPGFDAAKLNPQFENAEYEIISQVDTNKKQIALTFDDWGGDKTVTKLLDILAEHDVKATFFLRAKGVENNPNLARAIVEGGHDVANHSYNHPVITTLTTEELQKDVVKAHQVITEAIQQQPVMLFRPPTGVVDDHTAKVIAATGYKVIALYDVTTLDWDKKNSAQDIVNGVMSKTKNGSVILLHMLDDIHTIEALPIVLESLKSKGYTFVKMDDMIKQRHSGN; encoded by the coding sequence ATGATTACATCCACCAAACTGTGCAAAGGAATTGCACTGCTCATGACAGTCGTGCTCGTCTCCGGATGCTCGATGTTTGCGAGCAAAGAAGAATCCACTGAGCGCCAGCAGATAGAGAAGAACCAGAAAATCACTCGATACACGGGGGAAAAAAGCAAGGCGCTATCTCGCGTATACACGGGGCGCAAGGAACTAGCTCTGACGTTTAACGGCATGGGCGATGATAAGATGATGAAAAGTCTTTTGGAGCAGCTAGATGCTCATAAGATCAAAGCAACCTTTTTTCTCCCGGGTATGCGTGTCGCCGAGGAGCCAAACATCGCCAAGGACATTTTGGCCCGCGGTCATGAAATTGAAAATAACACATTGAATCAACTGGATATGAGCAAGCTCAGCTACGAGCAAATTTATCGGGAGATTCAGTTGAGTAATGAGATCATCAAACGCGAGACGGGTATTTCACCTCGCTATGTGAGAACCAAATCTGGCGATGTGACAGATGACGTTCGTTTGGCAACTGCCCACCTCGGGATGGAAGCGGTCGTCAGCTACAACATCAACCCGAAGGACCGTGATTTGCAAAAAGACGCCAAAACCATTGGAGATTACATAACTCGCTATATGTCCAGGGGCGGCATTATCTCACTCAATGCTGACATCAATCCTGAGGTGATTCCGGCCATTCCGTTGATCGCTAAGGCTGCAGCGGATATCGGCTACCAGTTAGTCCCGCTCAGTGAAATGGTGAAAAACGGTGGTGAACGCAAGCCGCTGGAACAAATACCAGGCTTTGACGCAGCAAAACTGAATCCGCAATTCGAAAATGCCGAGTATGAGATCATCTCTCAGGTCGATACAAATAAAAAACAGATCGCGCTAACCTTTGACGACTGGGGAGGCGACAAAACCGTAACGAAACTATTAGACATTTTGGCAGAGCATGATGTGAAAGCGACGTTCTTCTTGCGGGCAAAAGGGGTAGAGAACAATCCAAATTTGGCGAGAGCGATTGTGGAGGGTGGTCACGATGTGGCAAACCATTCTTATAACCATCCGGTCATAACGACGCTGACAACGGAAGAATTGCAGAAGGACGTGGTGAAAGCACATCAGGTCATCACCGAGGCGATTCAACAGCAGCCTGTCATGCTGTTCCGTCCGCCGACTGGCGTAGTAGACGATCATACAGCCAAAGTGATTGCAGCCACGGGTTACAAGGTCATTGCGTTGTACGATGTCACCACATTGGATTGGGACAAGAAAAACAGTGCCCAAGATATTGTAAATGGCGTCATGAGCAAGACGAAAAATGGCAGTGTCATTTTGCTGCATATGCTCGATGACATCCATACGATTGAGGCACTCCCGATTGTACTGGAAAGTCTGAAAAGCAAAGGCTACACCTTTGTAAAGATGGACGACATGATCAAACAAAGACACTCCGGCAACTAA
- a CDS encoding GNAT family N-acetyltransferase, which translates to MSIEPLLLSFPESFETSRLHIRAPLAGDGQMVHLALTESIEDLRPWMPWAQTLPTEEKSEVNVRQARLKFLERSDLRLHLFDKHSRQLIGCSGLHQIDWDARKFEIGYWVRPSFRGQGYITEAVAGITSFAIRELQANRLVIRCDSRNTASSRVAERSGFILEGILRQDTRSIDGTLRDTMVYAKVRGIDF; encoded by the coding sequence TTGTCCATCGAACCACTCTTACTTTCCTTTCCTGAGAGTTTTGAAACGAGTCGTTTACACATCCGAGCACCCTTGGCTGGAGATGGTCAAATGGTTCACCTGGCCTTGACAGAAAGTATAGAAGATTTGCGTCCTTGGATGCCCTGGGCACAAACTCTTCCCACGGAAGAAAAGTCTGAGGTCAACGTTCGTCAAGCCAGACTGAAATTTTTGGAGCGTTCTGATCTCCGCCTCCATTTGTTTGATAAACACTCTCGTCAGCTTATTGGCTGTAGCGGTCTACACCAAATTGATTGGGATGCAAGAAAATTTGAGATCGGCTATTGGGTTCGCCCATCATTTAGGGGACAAGGTTACATTACGGAAGCTGTAGCTGGTATTACGAGCTTTGCGATCCGTGAGCTGCAAGCGAACCGTCTCGTCATCCGATGTGATTCTCGCAATACAGCAAGCTCCCGCGTTGCTGAACGGTCGGGATTTATCTTAGAAGGAATTCTTCGACAAGACACGCGCAGCATCGATGGTACGCTACGTGACACGATGGTCTATGCAAAAGTTCGGGGCATTGATTTTTAA
- a CDS encoding efflux RND transporter periplasmic adaptor subunit — MIINKRIAIVALLSLTLITGCASQEDAATNAAPPAETVTPVQVATVAQGVVTSESGLTAKLAPSEAVQMSPKTSGKIASLPVKLGQAVTKGQLLFTLDTNELSNSVREQEASLRVAKANLTQAGSTSNQSLVEAQNDLTEAERALADAKLNQQRNQKLLAEGAIATEKMEEVNTTLTKAQISYDNAKQKLQSAKQKTGVQVSAASVTESEVRLQNAREQLANATVVSPIDGFVASVTGAVGQMAGQQAIVTVVKTNPLVVKANLSEADVTKVKVGTVVEVNVQSTGKTIEANVTAVSPVMDSQLKAYPVEITIPNASNELKSDMVVNVTFPQSSEGAKSLVIPRKAVFDREGRQYVFKLEGETAKQVEVSTGNSTSELIEVVSGLANGDKVVVKGQTLLADGGKVSIQE, encoded by the coding sequence ATGATCATAAATAAAAGAATCGCGATTGTGGCGCTACTTTCCCTTACCTTGATCACAGGCTGCGCAAGCCAGGAGGATGCAGCGACGAATGCTGCCCCACCAGCAGAAACGGTTACCCCTGTACAGGTTGCAACGGTGGCACAAGGTGTGGTCACATCTGAATCCGGACTGACTGCAAAGTTGGCACCAAGTGAGGCAGTCCAAATGTCACCAAAAACTAGCGGGAAAATTGCATCTCTCCCAGTAAAGCTGGGTCAGGCCGTAACAAAAGGACAATTATTGTTTACACTCGATACGAATGAGTTGTCTAACAGTGTAAGAGAACAAGAAGCATCTCTCCGTGTGGCAAAAGCGAACTTAACCCAAGCAGGCAGCACCTCTAACCAAAGTTTGGTGGAAGCACAAAATGATTTGACGGAAGCAGAACGAGCGCTTGCCGACGCCAAACTGAATCAACAACGTAATCAGAAGCTGCTCGCAGAGGGAGCGATTGCTACTGAGAAAATGGAAGAGGTAAATACAACGCTCACAAAAGCCCAGATTTCCTATGACAATGCAAAGCAGAAGCTGCAAAGCGCGAAACAAAAAACGGGTGTACAAGTATCGGCAGCGAGTGTAACGGAGTCCGAAGTCAGACTGCAAAATGCTCGTGAGCAACTGGCGAATGCAACGGTTGTCTCCCCGATCGACGGATTTGTCGCAAGCGTGACCGGAGCAGTAGGACAGATGGCAGGTCAGCAAGCCATTGTGACCGTCGTCAAAACGAATCCTCTTGTGGTCAAAGCGAATTTGTCCGAAGCAGATGTGACGAAAGTAAAAGTAGGAACAGTCGTCGAAGTAAATGTGCAGTCTACAGGCAAAACGATTGAGGCTAACGTAACGGCGGTTAGTCCGGTCATGGATTCGCAGCTCAAAGCTTATCCAGTAGAAATCACGATTCCGAATGCTTCCAATGAATTGAAGTCCGATATGGTCGTGAATGTTACCTTCCCGCAAAGCTCAGAAGGAGCGAAGTCACTGGTCATTCCTCGCAAGGCCGTATTTGATCGTGAAGGCAGACAATATGTGTTCAAACTGGAAGGGGAAACAGCCAAGCAAGTGGAAGTGTCGACGGGCAACTCGACAAGCGAGTTGATTGAAGTTGTGTCCGGCCTAGCGAATGGAGATAAAGTCGTGGTAAAAGGGCAGACACTGCTTGCGGATGGCGGCAAGGTGAGTATTCAGGAGTAA